In Chroicocephalus ridibundus chromosome 21, bChrRid1.1, whole genome shotgun sequence, the sequence cctccctGAGACCTGGCAAACTTGGGGCAGGAATAAGGGCTGGATGCGAGGGTatgggggggccctggggacatATCTGCCCCCCTACCCCTTTGTTGCCTTGGAGGCAACCCAGGTGTCCCCTGGGCTCATATGTGGGGGTCAGTCCCCCCTCCCTGCGAGGGGACCCGGGCATCCTGGCTGTGCTCGGCTCGGGGATGGGGGGCGTCACCACCTCCGATCGCCGTCACCCCCCAGCGGGCGATTCGGGGCGTGGGAAGCTGGGTCCCCCGGGACTGATGGCACCACGTGTCTGTGCGTCCCCCAGGGCTCATCGTGTACCTGGGCATGATGGTGGGCGCCTTCCTGTGGGGCGGGCTGGCTGACCGCCTGGGCCGAAGGCAGTGCCTCCTCATCTCCCTCTCCGTCAACAGCGTCTTCgccttcttctcctcctttgtCCAAGGCTACGGCACCTTCCTCTTCTGCCGCCTCCTCTCGGGCGTGGGGTAAGGGGGGGACAGGGCACCCTGTTAGGGGACCCGGGTGTCCAGGCCCCCCATGTTGGAGGGCTGAGCTCCCTCCCGCTCCCTTGCTTGTGTCGGAACCCCCCGGTTtgtggtggggatggtggggcgGGCGGTGATGCCGTTCTGCCCTTCATCCCCCAGCATCGGTGGCTCCATCCCCATCGTCTTCTCCTACTTCTCGGAGTTCCTGGCGCAGGAGAAGCGCGGGGAGCACCTGAGCTGGCTCTGCATGTTCTGGATGATCGGGGGCATCTATGCCTCCGCCATGGCTTGGGCCATCATCCCCCACTACGGTAAGAGCCTCCCAGTGCCAGAGCATGCGGCGAGTTTGGTGGGTctcaacaccaccaccaccatctgcTGTCCCATCTCCCAGGCTGGAGCTTCCAGATGGGCTCGGCGTACCAGTTCCACAGCTGGAGGGTCTTCGTCCTGGTCTGCGCCTTCCCCTCGGTCTTCGCCATTGGGGCACTCACCACCATGCCTGAGAGCCCCCGCTTCTTCCTGGAGGTGAGCGGAGCTGGGGGGACGCAGGGCCATATCctgttggggggctggggggtgcaaGCAGGGATCCCAAGTGGGTGGTGGGACggcggggagctgggcagggaccCTGAGCGGGTGGCAGAGATGGAGCAACCAAGGCAGGGACCCCACGTGGGTAATGGAGATGGAGGGACCCAAGCAGGGACCTTCAAGTGGGTGATGGGACCCAGGCAGGAAGCCCCAGGTGAGTGGTGGGACCTCAGCAGGGACCTTGACTGGGTGATGAAGAAGGAAGGACCCAACTAGGGACCCCCAGGTGGGTGGTGGGACACAGGCAGGGACCACAGGGAGGTGGGAGGGCCTGGTCAGGGACCTTGAGTGGGTGATGGAGATGGAGGGACAcaggcagggacccccaggtgtgtggcagGACCCAGGCAGGGACCCCGAGTGGGTGATGGAGATGCAGGGACCCAACTAGGGACCATCAaatgggtggtgggaccctgAGCAGTTGATGGAGACAGGGGGACCCAGGCAGGGACCCTGAGCAGGTGGTGGGACGGGGGCAGGATTGGTGCTGGTGTGAGCCCAGGCTCTGCCTTGCAGAACGGCAAACACGATGAGGCCTGGatggtgctgaagcaggtccatGACACCAACATGAGGGCCAAGGGCCACCCCGAGAGAGTCTTCTCGGTAAGGTACCCCTGCTCTGGGGCTGAGCCTCTGGGcacccagcagcctgggggagggcagggggctgcaaaTTCCCACCTCTGGGAAAAACACCGCCTGGAGAGGGTCAGCCCTGCTTTAACaggcggggaaactgaggcacgaggtGGGGACGGGTCTCACCCGGGAGCCTTGGCCGAGCCTGGCGCTTCCCAGTGTCCCCAGACTGTccccctggccctgccaccccGCAGGTCACCCACATCAAGACCATCAAGCGGGAGGACGAACTCATCGAGATCCAGTCGGACACCGGCACGTGGTACCGGCGTTGGCTCGTCCGATTCCTCAACCTCTCGCAGCAGGTGAGGCCGGGTCCTGCCCCAGGGGGGACCCACTCCCCGCTGTGTCCCCGTGTCACCTCtcgtgtgtccccccacccatAGGTCTGGAGCAACTTCCAGCAGTGCTTCGCGCCCGAGTACCGCCGTGTGACACTGATGATGATGGCCGTGTGGTTCACCATGTCCTTCAGGTGGGACCATAGGGACACCCAGGGGTGCCGGAGCCGGGCAGCACCTGGACAGGGATGGAATgggctgggcagcactgggatgggactgggatgggactgggatgggacgggtagcactgggatgggactgggatgggactgggatgggatgggcagcaccgggatgggactgggatgggctgggcagcactgggatgggactgggatgggactgggatgggatgggtagCACCGGGATGGGACTGGTGGCAGGAtgggcagcactgggatggggctggcagtgggactagtggcactgggatgggatggaCAGCACTGGAGGGGACTGGCATGGAACTGTCAGCACTGGGAGGGGGtgggcagcactgggatgggatccagcactgggatgggatggggctggcagcactgggaggggacgggCGTCGCGGTGCCCGGGCTCagaccctctgtccccgcagtTACTATGGGCTGACGGTCTGGTTCCCGGACATGATAAAGCACCTGCAGAACATCGAGTACGCCTCGCGCACCAAGCTCTTCACCCGCGAGAAGGTCCGGCACTTCACCTTCAACTTCACCCTGGAGAACCAGATCCACCAGGGCGGGGAGTACTTCAATGACAAGTGTGTCCTGGCGGGGGTGGTGTGCTGAGGCTGGTCCCGCTTGTTGCATGAGTGGAGGTGATGAACTGGGCTCTTCCCCCTAACCCCACCAGGTTCATTGGCCTGAAGATGAAGTCGGTGACGTTCGAGGACTCGCTCTTCGAGGAGTGTTACTTTGAGGACATCACCTCCAGCAACACCTTCTTCAAGAACTGCACCTTCATCTCCACCGTCTTCTACAACACGGGtagggggggggcagggtggtCCCCAAGGGGGTGACGGAGGTGGGAGGGTTACCCCACCAAACCCCTTCTCCAACCCGACAGATCTCTTTGAGTACAAGTTCATCAACAGCCGGGTGGTGAACAGCACCTTCCTGCACAACAAGGAGGGCTGTCAGCTGGATTTCAGCGACGACAACAACGCCTACATGATCTACTTCGTCAGCTTCTTGGGCACCTTGGCTGTCCTCCCCGGGAACATCGTCTCGGCCCTTCTCATGGACAAGATCGGCCGCCTCCGCATGCTGGGTGGGCATGGAGGGAGGGGTTTTGTTATGCTGAGGGTGGCGagatgctggcccaggttgcctagagaggtgggagatgtcccatccctggaaacatcccaggccaggttggatggggctctgagcaacttcatCTAGATGAAGGTGTCCCCGCTTATGGCAGCGGGTTGGACTAAATGggcttttaaggtcccttccaacctaaactatctatgattctgtgatctcctgcctcagtttccccttctggGTGGGGAGGATGCTCATCCCCTCTCCCCGATGTAGGggcacggagatgctgggagggctggagcccctctgctgtggggacaggctgagagagctgggggggttcagcctggagaagagaaggctccgcggagaccttggagccccttccagtccctcaaggggttccaggaaagctggggagggactctggagcagggaggggagccatgggacgagggggaagggttttccactggaagaggggagattgagatgagatgtgaggaaggaattcttggctgtgaggggggtgagcccctggcccagggtgcccagagaagctgtggctgccccatccctggaggggttcaaggccaggttggccggggcttggagcaacctgggctggtgggaggtgtccctgcccagggctgggggcgaACCGggtgatctttacggtcccttccaaccaacccaaaccattccatgcgTCCCATCGCAGCCGGCTCCAGTGTCATGTCCTGCgtcagctgcttcttcctctccttcgGGAACAGCGAGTCGGCCATGATCGCGCTGCTCTGCCTCTTCGGTGGTGTCAGCATCGCCTCCTGGAACGCCCTTGATGTACTCACCGTGGAGCTCTACCCCTCCGACAAGAGGTGCGGGCAGCGCCGGGTCTGAGAtttttggggtgctgggtgccagctcTGAGGTTTTGGGCGCTGGATCTGAGGTTTTGGGTACCAGGTGTGAGGCTTTGGGGTGCTGGGTGACAGATGTGGAGTGCTGGGGGGTGAGGTTTTGGGTGCCGGGTGCCAAGTGTGGGGTGCCGGGCTCTAGGTACAAGGTTTTGGGTACTCGCTGCAAGGCATGGGGTGCAGGATGCTGGGTGCCAGATCTGGGGTGCTGGCTGCAAAACTTTGAGTGCCAGATGGGGAGGTTTGGGGTGCCGGGTGGCATGCGTGGAGTGCTGGGTACAAGAttgtgggtgctgggtgccggATCTGGGGCGTTACGTGCCAGTTGTGGGGTGCCGGGTACAAGGTTTTCGGTGTGGGGCGCAAGATGCGGGGTGCCAGCCATGGGGTGCCAGGTGGGAGgcttggggtgctgggtgccagtTGTAGCGTACTGGGTACGAGGTTTTGGGTGCTGGGTGTGAGTTTTCGGGTGCTACCCGAAAAAcacaggggtgggggtggggggggagggtgtgagACAGAAGCTGCCCCTTGGAGCCACCCCCTGTGACGCCACCCCCTCGTCCCCGCGCCCGCAGGACGACGGCCTTCGGCTTCCTCAACGCCCTCTGCAAGCTGGCGGCCGTGCTGGGCATCAGCATCTTCACCTCCTTCGTGGGTATCACCAAGGCGGTGCCCATCCTCCTGGCCTCCGCCGCCCTGGCCCTCGGCAGCTCCCTTGCCTTGAAACTGCCCGAAACCCGGGGGCAAGTCTTgcagtgatggggggggggggacgacacactcCCCCCCACACTCCTTCTGCCACCTCCCcacctggccccccccccccccccaaatcccagctcccctccctACCTCCCCCCGGGGGATTAGTCTCGTTAGACACTGTGAAATGTCTTCTTGGAGCATTTTGGGATCTTTTTCATTTGCACTTggcccccccaaaaacccctgtccccacccctgaaGCCCCCCCCTCCCATTTATTTTCTCGGTGTCATCCCCTCTGTGAATAGCTGCTCgctcctggggggctgcagagggctgAGGGTGGGGGGTCGGGGGTCCCTCGGCCTTGCGGGGGTGTGGGATGGGCCCTGTgccccctccagcatccctgcggggccagggagggaggaagaggaggaggaggaggacaaaggCTCCACTCTCATCGTGGCAGGGATGGGGCGGTGGcagctccgtgcctcagtttccccatccgtAAGGACAGTGGCCGGCGCTGCATGGGGTGAGGCCGGCGGGTGaagtggcggggggagggggtgcccctctgcaccccaggAGGATTTTGGGGGGAGGCATCCCGGGGGGGTGCAGGACCCCCGGGGGTGCACAGCGCGTGGGCACGCGCAATGCCTTGGGGTGCTCAACCCTTTGGGGCGCATGTGTCGGGGTCCATGGGACGTGGGGGTGCTCAACCCTTGGGGGTGCCCGGCACGTTGGGGTGCTGCGTGGCATTTTAGGGTGCCGCCTACTTAAAGCACACGACCCCGGGGGGTGCCCGGCACCTTGGGGTGCACAACTCTTTGGGGTGCAGAGCCCCTTGCTGAGcacagcaccccggggtgctgacAGCCCTTGCCCTCGGTGTAACTTTGGGGTGCGCTGGGGGGGTCCAGCCAGGACTGGGTGTCCTGAGGcatcacccatgggtgctgccccGCTTGCCGatgggggtgcaggggctgccccccccccctcgaatgttggggggggcacagctgCATTTTGGGGTGCAGTGGCGTGGGGACTCCCAAAactgccatttaattttttttaactcgtttttaaaggattttctttcttagGGGGAGTGGCGTGGGATGGGGGAGGGGCACAGGGTGCTCCTtgcaccccctttccccccccccccccccccccccaaccaccccagAGCACAAAACCACCAGCGGTTTGCAAAGCACAAAGCAGTGCCCAGACGCAGCACtggcacccccccaaaaaaaaaaaaaagtggggtaAGGGGGGGGGTTCCCGGGGCTGGGACCCTCCCCAAAACCAAGCAGGCTGGGCGTGGGGGGGGCTGTCCTGgcgctgtgcccccccccgcccccgggtcTGTCCCCAGGAAGAGATGGGAAGTGTTGGTCTATGCAAAAGCGCTTCGGAGGCCCCTGGCAGCACCCCAAAATCGTGGGCAGTCCCCCCAAATATTTAGGGCAGCCCCCCCTGCCTCAGCCTCGCGAGCAGCCCCTCCTGTACCCTCTAAGCGATCGAGCGGTGTGTgcttcatctcctcctcctcctcctcctcctcctccccccccgtcCTTCGGTGTAGCTGGTCCGTGGGGGAGCACCCCCGTAGTTCTGTCTGTTCGCAGTCGTGCTGTGCTGTAGTTTTTAGATGTTTGTAAAtcaattaaagaaacaaacaaaaaaacaccaaaacgaCCCCAAATCCCCCATCCCGTGTGGAAGGAGCCCTTTCCAAGCTGCTCCATGAGGGAGCGTTTATTTTTTTGGGGTACAGGATGGGGGGACGCGACCAAGATGGtgaattgatttaaaaattaaactaaatggggggacaaccccccccaaaatccccctccaAGGGGGTAGCAGGAAGAGACTGGGGGGAGGATGGGGTCAGGGTGGGACCCAGGGGGTGTCTGGGGGTGAtgcagggtggggggcaccccaGTATTTTTGTCTCTCCCCCCGAATTGGATTCCATCCCTGCCACGGTGTCACCGGgggggtgacagaggggacaTCCAGCGCTGCTGTCACTGATTCCTGGGCgcatccccgtcccccccagctgCGTCCCGGTGCCGCTCGTGCTTGGACCCCCCCAAAcaagggggccgggggg encodes:
- the SV2A gene encoding synaptic vesicle glycoprotein 2A: MDESFRDRTAFIRGAKDIAKEVKKHAAKKVSKGMDRMQDEYTKRSYSRFEEEEDDEDYPPQDGYYRGGEGANEEEGASSDATEGHDEEDEIYEGEYQGIPRHDSMKTGERLGAEVAVGAFDDSEGQRRKDKEELAQQYELILQECGHGRFQWTLYFVLGLALMADGVEVFVVGFVLPSAEKDMCLSDSNKGMLGLIVYLGMMVGAFLWGGLADRLGRRQCLLISLSVNSVFAFFSSFVQGYGTFLFCRLLSGVGIGGSIPIVFSYFSEFLAQEKRGEHLSWLCMFWMIGGIYASAMAWAIIPHYGWSFQMGSAYQFHSWRVFVLVCAFPSVFAIGALTTMPESPRFFLENGKHDEAWMVLKQVHDTNMRAKGHPERVFSVTHIKTIKREDELIEIQSDTGTWYRRWLVRFLNLSQQVWSNFQQCFAPEYRRVTLMMMAVWFTMSFSYYGLTVWFPDMIKHLQNIEYASRTKLFTREKVRHFTFNFTLENQIHQGGEYFNDKFIGLKMKSVTFEDSLFEECYFEDITSSNTFFKNCTFISTVFYNTDLFEYKFINSRVVNSTFLHNKEGCQLDFSDDNNAYMIYFVSFLGTLAVLPGNIVSALLMDKIGRLRMLAGSSVMSCVSCFFLSFGNSESAMIALLCLFGGVSIASWNALDVLTVELYPSDKRTTAFGFLNALCKLAAVLGISIFTSFVGITKAVPILLASAALALGSSLALKLPETRGQVLQ